The genomic region TAATCGAAGTTATAGTTGTAGACTGTCGCAACCAATATTAATTTCAATTGTAAGGTACCACGGGTCGGGTTACCCGTGGAACTCTCGCTACGATCTTTAGATTCATGTCGATTCTTAAAGATTACTTGAGTAAATTATACGCTGAACAGGCGCAATACCACGCCGTCACAGTGGGGGATTACGAATGGTTTTCCTGGACAGCGGTGTATATATCAGTGTCGGCGCATCGGTTGTGAATCCGATATAGTCGAGTGCCCGACAGGTGGCGGTTCGAGTGTGAGTGTCCGCCCACGCTGGAAATAGGGTGTGCCCTACGTGGGAATCAAACAACGAGTATCGGGCTCTTGTTACCAATACAAGTAACTCCGAGTCCGGTGACAGTGACGGTGACCGAAGCTCCTGTGGCACAACCAACACAGGGACTTCGCATCGGGTGAAGAGAGGAGTACTGGAGGCTGAGATGTGGCACTCCCTAGAGATTGCCCAGTGACCGGTCACACACCGATTCCAACGGTGGACTGGCTTGGTATTGGTATTGGGAGTCTGCAAACCCAAACTCAAACCCAAACTCAAATCCAAACCGAAAGCTGATACTCCCAACCCAGCGAGGCGGTGCGGTGCCGTGGGATTCCTCCCGCCTTTAGTCGGAGGAAGATGTCAAAGAGTATAATAGGGAATTCCCGTGTATTTTAGCGCCGAGAAAAGGTCAGTTCAGATATTGAGATTAATGTTATCACATTGAGATGGTGCGCCGGGGTTCGTATCAAGTTGCAATAGAATATACTTGATGAGAATCGATTATATCAATCTAATATGGTTTTGAGCACCAATCAACGGTGAATAGCATATACTCATGAATCCTCATGATTCCTCAACAAGCTCATCAAATTCAGGGATAAGATTATCACCATCTGAATCATCATCCGTATTATTCGCAGATTCATCACCCGATGAGATATTACTTCCAGTCTCAGAGTTTGTCTCTGGAGATTCTTCGTCATCATCCGCAATTGGATCAATACGAAGGATTTTCAACGGGATATTCTCAAGTCGTTGTCCAATCTCCTTGCGGGCAATTCGAGATGCATGTTCAGTACGTTCAACATTGAAAACCGTCATCTCGAGCTCAAGCGCCACAAGCGCTTCATCTGCAGCGACAAATGCCGGAGGAAGTTCTTCACCTGAGGGTGAGTGCCGCGAGCCCATTGAAATTTCAACGTAACTGAGATCAGGATTCAACATCTCCCCGGTCTTTGAAATGGCAATGCGTACGGCTTCATCGGTTGACTCCACATCATAAACCGGGACAGCAGCCTCGACGGCGACACTACAGTCCATATCATAATACTCTATGACCGCAGATGGCATCAAAGGTTCGCTGTATCAGCCGACGACACTTCTCCGCCACCACGAAGATAATAGAACACGTATGTCTGTGCATACCCAGCGTATTGACCACCAAGCCGGTCACGGATCGCTCGCGATGTCTGCACATATCCATCACGGTCACATGCCGGGAAATGCTCAGCAATCGCCGTTTGAATCCACGTATCAAGCGGGACCGCCTCTGTATAATCAAGTGAAAATAATAATACACAGTCTGCAACTTTGTTTCCAACTCCGACAAACTGTGTGAGATATTCACGAGCGTCTTCATATGCACGTTCAGCAGCTATAGCAGGATGTGCTTCACCGGTTGAAACCATTTCTGCTGTTCGTTGGACATATGATGCGCGATAGCCAAGACTGAGATCGCGTAACGCCGATTCTGATTGTGCTGCAAGTTGTGATGGTGTTGGAAATGCTGCGAATGACTCACCGCCAACAGTGTGTGTCGTCCCGAATGCATCAGCCATCGATAGCTGCATCTGATGAATACGTGATACTCGCATCTGCGCGGAGCAAATAAATGAAATTAGTGTCGAGAACGGTGGGTCACGGACAAGACGCAATCCATGGAAAGCATCAACAGCCGTCGTAACAAGCTCATCATCGGGAAATGAATCATATATCGACGTGAGATCGTCGTCTAAGCGGAGTAAATGCGTTAAAACCTCGACAGGATCGCCTGTAGCTTCCCATTCAAGTTGATCTTCACGCTGGCGGACCCGAATGACGATTGGGGTATCACTTATTCCGTCGATTGGTGGTGCAACCGTCTCATACCAGTTTGAACCACCACTGACCGACATTGAGTCATACATTCCGCTATCTGCTCGATTCCATAGATAAGATTGCCCACTCTCAAGTGTCGCTTGAAGATCAAATGGTCCGGCGATATCTTGAAGATCAATTGCACCTGACTCGAAGCCAGAATAATCCATTGAGGATATCCAAACGCGCAATGTGTATTGGCGTTTCGTTTGATTGTCCAAGCCCATGCACCATCTATATAATTAATTACCCCCTCCGGCATCTACCACGGTCGGAGTCCTGCACAGGCGGTGCAAGGCGACTGTCTCGGTGTAAGTTCACGCTCTCGATAATTTTTTGTGATCAGATATAATTCTAGTTAGACAATGTCGTTGCTTCTGAGAGCTAACTACAGCCCATGTGTATTCTTTACAGTGAATTCCCTGCATGCTTGGGGGGAGTCGCCACTATCTCGCCACCAACATATAGATATAGCACTTCCCCCGGCTCCCGGGTTAATCTATTCCTGACATTACTTAATCACGTACATGTTCAATTGTCAGCCCGGCAAGCCGACGTGCGAGATCGTCATCAAGTCCACTGTCAGTACACCGCCATTGCCAATTTCCGCTTGCTGTCCCGGGTTCATTAAATCGGGCATGTGAGTCAAGTCCAAGTATGTCCTGTAGTGTTGTAAATCCAATTTGAGCATCTGAACGCCACACAGCATCGATAATTGACCAATTAATCTCTGAGCCATCAACTCCAAGATTATAATGTAAGCAATCGCGCTGTGAGTGTGAAAGTGAGTCATAATATCCAACGATTGTATTAGTATCGTGGGTTGATGAATATGCGACGCTTTGAGCGGGATAATGCATCGGTTGATACATATTCCCTTCGTGACACCAATCAGCATAATGAGGAACTCGCATTCCAGGGAAATTGAAATGTTCTCGAAGATCGTGGAGCGCTTGATCAATAAATCCAAGATCTTCAACAACAAACGGGAGTGATCCAATGTGTTCACGAATGGTCTCAAAGAAATCATAGCCAGGAACCGATTGCCATTCACCTGCAGCAGGAGTGTCGGCATCGACAGGAATTGCATAATATGCATCAAACCCCTTGAAATGGTCAATGCGGGTTATATCGACGAGTGTAAAGAGTCGGTCAAGTCGATGAAGCCACCAATTATATTCCGTCTCACGAAGATGTTCCCAGTCATAAACTGGATTTCCCCACCGTTGACCATCATCGCCGTCACTTGGGGGGACACCAGCGACGACCGCTGGCTCATTATCTTTTGTTAGTTGGAATACATCAGGAGTCGCCCAAACATCTGCACTGTCAAGAGCAACATAGATTGGGAGATCACCGACGAGTGTAATATCGCGGTCAGTGGCTGCCGCCTGAAGTGACTGCCACTGTTGATCGAATATAAATTGTATGATGAGATGATATATAACCTCTGAATCTAATGATTCATACTGATCGCTGAGTGCGTCTGGGTCTCGATGCCGGATTGACTCCGGCCAGTCTGTCCATGCGCCATCATACGAGGTTCGAAGTGCCATAAACAGCGCATAATCGGTGAGCCAATGACTCTCTCGATGATAAAATGGTTTGAATGCTGTGGCATCGATGCTTGTTTGATTATGAGTGGATATATTTTGGCTCGGATCGACAGAATCACCGAGCGTGACAGTGACATCAACTGCTATGTCATCATTGACACCAGAACTGGCAGTAGTATCAGTATCAGCATGAATGTTAATCCCGCCAACGGACTCCTGGAATCGTTTTGCAGCGATTCGAAGGCGGTCATGTTTGTATTCACGTACTGCGTCATACGCAACTTCGTGCGGTGAAAAGTCTGGGACCGGTTTGAGATCCTCGCTTGTGAGATATCCATCAGCAACGAGATCGTCTAAGCTAATTATCAATGGATTCCCTGCGAATGCAGAGTATGACTGGTATGGAGAGTCATCATGAATACCGGCTGTTGGACCGAGTGGGCAGAATTGCCACACCGACTGATTAGCTGTTTCAAGCCACTCAAGAAAGTTTCGTGCACCTGGACCGAGATCACCAATCCCATGTGGACCAGGGAGTGCAGTGATGTGAGCGAAAACGCCTGCCTGTCGATCAAACTGCATACTGAAGCCATCGGCGTCGGCAATTAATCACTGTTGTTCTGTATATCACGGAGAACCAAGGAGGAACCCTTGCGTTCAGCGCGGAGAGGATGTGACTAAAGACAGGTATACCGCAGCATACAGACGTAATACGACAATCAAGAATTAGATTCCAACGTGGGCTTGTGTTAGATCTATTTTGAGTAGTCATTCGATGAGACTACTGACCCTGTTGCTTTCACTACTCGAAATTACTCCGTGATTCCACCAGAGAAGATAGCAAAAGATATGCTCTATCGAAATATAAATATTAAATGTATTATAATCAATAGGTTATTCAATCAATTGATTTGCCACTCAAAAACACTTATTCGTGACCTCATATTTCTAATCGATATGAATGATATCACGGTCACGCTTCCCGATGGTTCCGAATTATCTGTACCAGCAGATGCAACCGTCGAGGATGTGGCCTATGAGATTGGCCCTGGACTGGGACGCGATACGATTGCTGGGGTAGTTGACGGCGAGCTTGTTGATGCTACTACATCTGTATATAATGATGCGCGCGTCGTCATCGTTACTGAACAAAGTGACGAATACCAGCGCGTTCTTCGACATTCCGCAGCCCATGTATTCGCACAGGCACTTCAACGAGAGTACCCAGACGCGAAATTAACTATCGGTCCACCGACTGATGATGGATTTTACTATGATATTGCGAGTGTTGATCTTGATGAAAATGATCTTGAGACGATTGAAACCGAAATGGAGGCAATTATTGATGCCGACATTCCAATCACCCAACAGTATCAATCACGAGAGGAAGCGTTCTCGAAATATGAGAATAATCCATATAAGTGTGATATTCTTGAGACAGAGGCCGCCGATGAGGATCCAGTTTCATTCTATATTCAAGATGATTTTGAGGATCTCTGTCAGGGTCCACATGTCGATTCAACAGGTGAGATTGGTGCAATTACACTATTGAATATTTCATCAGCATATTGGCGTGGTGATGAGGATAATGACACACTGACTCGAGTTTACGGAGCAGCATTCGAATCGGAATCAGAACTTGAATCATTCCTTGAGCGTCGTAAAAAGGCAAAAGAGCGTGATCATCGAAAGATCGGTCAAGAACTTGATTTATTCTCCATCCCAGATATCACTGGACCAGGACTACCGTTGTATCATCCCGATGGGAAAAAGATACTTAATGAACTTTCATCATTCGCACGGTCACTGAATCTTGAGGCTGGATATGAGCCCGTTGAAACGCCGCATCTCTTTCGGACAGAACTCTGGAAGCAATCAGGGCATTATGAGAATTATGTTGATGATATGTTCTTATTGGATGTGAGCGATGAAGAGTACGGGCTCAAACCAATGAACTGTCCTGGACATGCGACAATTTTTGACCAACACTCATGGTCATATCGCGATTTACCGGTTCGGTACTTTGAGGATGGAAAGGTATATCGCAAAGAGCAACGTGGAGAACTCTCCGGGCTTTCTCGCGTATGGTCATTTACTATCGACGATGGGCATCTATTCTGTCAGCCAGAGCAAATTGAACAGGAGGTCACGCATGTGATGGATGCAATCTACTCAGTGCTTGATACATTTGGGCTGGAAGCACATGTTGCGCTTGCAACGCGACCAGAGAAATCAGTCGGCGGCGATGAGATCTGGGAGAACGCTGAGGCACAACTCCGGTCAGTACTTGAATCACAGAATATTGATTACGATCTTGAACCCGGGGACGGTGCATTTTATGGTCCAAAAATTGACTTTGCATTTGAGGACGCACTTGGTCGACAATGGGACGGACCAACCGTCCAGTTAGATTTCAATATGCCGGATCGGTTTGAATTAACATACACTGGTGAAGATAATACGGATCATCAACCGGTAATGATTCATCGTGCCCTGTATGGATCATATGAACGGTTCTTCATGGTGTTGATTGAGCACTTTAATGGAAAGTTTCCGCTGTGGCTTGCTCCTGATCAGGTCCGAATTCTCCCAATCAGTGATGATCAACTCGGTTACGCACATCGGATTAAGAATGAACTCAGTGATTTCCGTGTCAGCATTGAGGACCGTGCGTGGACACTTGGACGAAAAATCCGTGCAGCACAAGAGGAACGGGTACCCTACATGATTATTATTGGCGATGATGAGGTTTCAACAGAGACGATTTCAGTTCGTGACCGGAAAGAGCGTGAAAAACAGGATGTTGATCTTAGTACGTTTCACTCACATCTCCAGTCTGAGTACGAAAATAAACGACTTGAGCCTGATTTCATCGATATGAATTGATCACATACGGTTGATTACGGAGAATCGAGGAGAAAGCCTCGCGCTTCAGCGCGGGAATGAATCCGACGAACTCTCCACACTCCACCGCCTGATAACATTGCAGGATATTCCACGCTGTGGCAATACCCATACCATTAATTACGAATACTGTCATAGAGTACCTATGGCAAAACAGGTTGTCACGCGCACCTATACTGCTTCCATTCGGAATCAGTCACGGGTGTCCGACGATCTTGATGCCCTTGGGTTCGCAGCCTCGAAACTCTGGAACGTCGGACGGTGGACGTGTAGTCGCATCTGGGGTGAAATCGGTCACATCCCGAACCACACCGAACTCACCGCGTACCTCAAAACCCACGAACGCTACGATGACCTGCATTCGCAGTCAAGTCAGCGAGTCCTTCAAGAACTCGCTGAAGCGTTCAACAGTTGGTACGGCAAACGACGCAACGGAGACATGAGAGCGAACCCGCCCGGCTACCGCAAACATGGTGACGAACACCCACGCAGCACGGTGACGTTCAAAGCCGCTGGCTTCAAACTCGATACCCAGTACAACCGCGTTCGACTCTCTCAAGGCGCAAACCTCAAGAACTATTGGTCGGACTTCATCCTCTGTACATTCCATACTCGCCCCGACGTTGACCTCTCCACCGTAGAGACCGTCCAGCAAGTGAAAGCAGTGTGGACAGGCGACGAATGGGAACTTCGCTTCGTCTGTAAAGTGGAGATTGAGGCATCTGAGTCGCCCGGCGAGAAGACCGTCGGTGTTGATCTCGGTATTAAAAATTTTGCCGCGCTCGCCTACGAGGACGGTCACAGCGAACTGTACCCGCTCAATTGCTTGAAACAGGACGACTATTACTTCAGCAAACGGATTGCTCGGTGTGACGACTCGAACTCCGAGCAGGTCACCCGGCTGAATCATAAGAAGTCGGCTCGTCGCACTCACTATTTCCATACGCTTTCGAAACACATTGTTGAACGGTGTGTTGAGGAAGGCGTTGGAACTATCGTGGTCGGCAATCTCTCCGACATCCGTGTGGATGAGGAGACCAATGAGGCAAAAAACTGGGGTAGGCATGGAAACCTCGATCTCCACTCGTGGGCGTTTGACCGGTTCAGGAAGCTGCTCACCTACAAATCAGAGACGGAAGACATCACGGTTGAGCAGGAGTCTGAGCGCGATACGTCGAAGTCGTGTTCGTGTTGTGGTCGCAAGCGGGATGGGAACCGCGTTGAACGCGGGTTGTACGTCTGCGATACGTGCGGTACAGTGGCGAACGCTGATGTGAACGGGGCCGAGAATATCCGACAGAAAGTATCTCTGAGTTCACCGAATCTGTCGGTGAATAGGAGTAACGGCTGGTTGGCACAGCCATCGACATTCCTGTTCGACAAGGAGACTGGTGCGTTTGCACCTGAAGAACGGGTTAGGTCGTAAACCACAATATCCCAACTCAGCGGTGCGGTGCCGTGGGAATCCTCGCGCTTCAGCGCGGGGAGGATGTCAAATATCTATCTGTAATAGAGGGGATGAGTCAGAAGACAGTATGTGATAATTAATTTTTCTTCATCATATCAGCACATTTTTTCGATTCAATTATCTGTGAAAATCTCATTGTACGATGCCGCGATTGGATAGCGCCATCCACTGTCAAAAGCCTTTGTTGTGACGCGGAGCGCTGGTGGTGTCTGTTTACGCTTAAACTCTGATTGAGTGATATTTTCTACAACTGTTTTGACTTGTTCTTTTGTTGCGTTGGTCTCTTCGACAATCTGTGTGAGCGGATATTTGTCTCCGACATACTGGCTGACGACAGCGTCGGTGATCTCATATGGCGGAATATCATCAACATCAGTTTGTCCCTCAGCAAGTTCTGCTGTCGGCGCTTTTCCTATGACAGAATGAGGGATTGGAGTAGAATCAGCCCATGTTGGGATATCCGTATTGAAATCTTCTGCAAGTGCGTATACACGACGCTTGGTGCAGTCACCAAGGGGTGCAATCGCACCAACCGCATCACCATAGAGTGTACAGTAACCAACTGCTGCTTCGCTTTTATTATCAGGGGTCAACACAAGTGCATCAAGATCATTTGAGACGCCCATCAATAACAAACCACGTACTCGAGCCTGTACATTCTCACGAGTAATCCCCCGAGTATCATCACCTGGTGTGACTCCATTGATTGCATCAAGCAAAGACTGTGAGAGGTGTTCAATCCCGATTTCATCGAATTGTATTCCAAGATTTTGAGCAACCCGCTCTGCATCTGTTCGGTTATTCTCAGTGGTAATAGCGCTCGGTAATGTTATGCCATGAACATTCGATGGACCGATAGCTTCGGCAGCAAGGGCAGCAGTAACTGATGAATCGATTCCACCGGAAAGCCCGATAATAACATCATCAAATCCACTTTTATCGAGGTAATCCCGAATTCCCAGTTCGAGCATCCGTCGGAGTTGTGCCGTCTCAGATGGGGTTGTTCCTGACGTCGAGTTATTCTTCGGCTGACCAATCAATACACGTGGTTCGCCGCTTGTAGCAGAGGCTATCTGAGAACCATCAGAATCAAGTATGAACGATGTGCCATCAAATAGAATGTCATCATTGCCGCCGACTTGGTTGGCAAAAACAACCGGTGCGTCGATGCGCCTAGCATGACGCCCAAATCGATCAAATCGTGCTGAGGATTTATTCACTCGATATGGGCTTGCAGATAGATTAACAAGAAGGTCGACATCTGCGGTTTCATAGGGTGCAATCGGATCTGTTTGATGACGCTGTTGACCAGTTACTTCATGATCATACCAAGCATCTTCACAGATTGTAATCCCGACCGTTGTGTCGTCAATATGAGTTGTCTGCGATTCGGTGCCTCGTGAAAAATAGCGATGTTCGTCGAAGATATCATACGTCGGGAGAAGACGCTTATTATACTGCACAGTAGCTTCTCCATCAACGAAGACTGTTGCACTATTCGTGAGTGGTGGACCGCTCGTGCGGTCTGCAGAGGCGGTGTGTCCGACGATGAGCGGGGGACCCTGTTCGGTGAGATGGCGGAGGGTCTCAAGCGCAGTCTGTTCTGCATCACGCACACGCTGTCGATGGAGGAGATCCCGAGGCGGATACCCCAATAATGCGAGTTCTGGTGTAATAATTAAACCGACACCCGCGTCGGTAGCTTGCTCATATGCTTCGATAATCTGAGTGCAATTGCCAGACACATCACCAACAATGGGGTTATGTTGGACAATGGCAATCTTAATTGGCAGAGACATACTCACTTTTGTGCTTATTCGGGCATAAGTTCATACACTCAATAGCATTGACGAGCGGCTATATATGATATTGTATATGATTGATTCTACAGAGAAAGCAGGCAGAGTGCCTCGGGGCTTGACCCCGGAGCAGTTCACTAGTAATAGGAGTTATCTCTGGTTAGTCGAAATGTGATAGTGGGTACTGAATATCACCCAGAGTTATAATAATCCGGATATACCTCGGTTTAGCCAGTCCGAACGAGTGCTGTTAAGTGGTGGCCGACCGGATTAATCTGCATAATGAGCACAGAGGCCACTATCTCATCGATGTCCGCGTACGCTATTCTTGGGTGCGGAAGTGTCGGTTACGCGGTGGCCGAAGAACTCGTTGAGGAAGGTAGAGATGTTCTCATTCTTGATAAAGATGAGAGTCGTGTTGAGTCGTTGCGTGATCAGGACTTAAACGCCCAACAGACTGATATTTCCGATGAAACTGTGAAAACGGCTGTAGCTGACCGTGAGGTCGTCCTTATTCTCGCATCAGATGTCGAGGCTAATAAAGCTGCAGTCGCAGCAATCCGCGAACAGGATGATGATCAATTTATCGTTGCAAGGGCATCTGATCCGGTAACAGAAGACGAACTCGATGAACTCGGTGCGGATGCTGTAATTAACCCCTCTGAGGTTATCGCCAATTCAGCACTCCGGTCACTCGAATCTGGTGAACTCGAGTATAAGACTGACCAGTTAGCAGCAATACTTGAGTCATCAGCAGATTCCGTTGCGATCCTGACACAAAAAAACCCAGATCCTGATTCAATTGCATCAGCAGCAGCACTAGAGGCGATTGCTGAGTCTCATGATGCTGAGGCAGATATCCTGTATGATGGTGATATTGGTCATCAAGAAAATCGAGCGTTTGTAAACGTGCTTGGGATTAAACTGACATCAGAGTCCAAAGAGCAGACATTGTCCGCATACGATGTTATTGCACTTGTTGATCATGCAGATTTTGAAACTCCTGGATTAGATAGAACAGTCGACATTGTCATCGATCATTGCGAACCTGAGGAGGAAATCGATGCCAGCTTCAGTGATATTCGACCAAGCATGTCAGCTACATCAACTATCCTTACAAAATATCTCCAGGAATTTGATATGAGCCCGACTGAAGTTGTTGCAACAGCGCTTCTGTATGGCATTCGATCGGAAACATTCGACTTTAAACGTGAAACATCGCCTGCAGATCTCACGGCTGCAGCATACCTGTATCCATTCGCAGACCATGACACACTTGAGCAAGTTGAATCACCCTCTATGTCGCCAGAAACCCTGGATATCCTCGCAGAAGGAATCCAGAATCGGGAAGTTCAGGGAAGCCATCTTGTATCAAACGCCGGCTTTGTTCGCGACCGGGATGCACTTGGGCAGGCAGCACAGCACCTACTTAAACTCGAAGGAATCACCACAACAGCTGTTTTTGGTATCGCTGACGATCGGATTTACCTCTCAGCGCGCTCGAAGGATGTCCGTATAGACATTGAGAAGATACTTGAAGATGCATTCGCAGATATCGGCGAGACTGGTGGACACTCCACCCAAGGGGATGTCGAGATTCCACTCGGTATTTTCACTGGGATTGAGACAACCGATGGAAACCGCGATACTCTTCTGCAATTGACCGAGGAAGCTGTCCGACGAAAATTACTTGAAGCAATGGGTGTCGAAGGAGCTGAGAGCGGTAATGGAAGTTAACCGGAGAGCAGAAATCTCTAGATATCACCATGGCTCCTAACGCCACGTCATATTTAATCTAGCTAGTGAATAAATAATCACGCCGACATATTGTAAACTGCCTTGCGGTCAAGCCCCGGGGCAGTCGCGTTGAACCGCCCGTACATATTCATCTGACACGATATTAATAGAAAAGTTGTATTAGCATCAGTAAGATATGATACCGACAGTTATCGGTGTGAGATGTGCGAATATGAGAAAATAAAGAGTGTATTACAGTCACACACGACTCATAGTATCATTCAGCATCACATGTGTTGTATCATGCAACAACAGTGTTACCATCCTCATCATCTTCATCATCTTTCAGCCGTTCGACAACATCAGTGACCAAGACAATATCACCAACCGACCGCACCCATCGATAAGGAACAATGACACCTGTCCCAGGTTCAACTCGGTCGCTAAATAATTCATCATTAAGCTGTGTCAGTGCAAGCCCAGTAATCTCACGTCGATCCTTGAGATCAACGCGAAGGTCTTCCACCTCACCGACAAAAACACCACTATTTGAGTATACTTTATGACCAATCAGTGTCGTGATCTCTTCGATTGTCTCGTCCATATGGCGACTCACGGTGGCATCCATCTTAACAGTTCGTTGTATTTTATCAAGATTCCACGTCATTGTTGTGAAATAGAGCATCCTGTGTAGAAAAAATATAGTAAAATATATTACTTATACAGTGATATAGCCGAGATTACACCATATTAAAACGAGTGATATGTCTATTATCTTGATCGGAATAGAATAATTAGGGATATCAGATTATCACATCAACAATCATCAAATGAGTGTTCGCCTTGAGTTGAGGCTCACAGTGATTAAAGATATATGATCATTCATTGAATTCATTCGCCGTGACGCGGACGACAACCGTTTCTTCGACCTGGCGAAGGTCATACGATGGCAGTGTCTTATAAGAGCTATCTTCGGTTTTAGCACGTCGTGTCACATACATCGGCTCGGTTGGGGAGCCATCGACAACGCCATAGATGGCGAGTCGTTCACCGGTCTTCGATGGTGGAATCTGTTCATCACGGACAGCAGTTGCGAGTGACCGGCTCAACCATTCATCACTCGTAATACTTGGTTCACGAATTATGGTCTGGTCAACGAATCGGAGAAGATACCAATCCAGGTCATTACACAACGAGACTGCTGCACCAAGGCTTACCGTTTCAACTGCCAGAGAATTCCGAAATGGCTCAGCAAACGAATATGTAATAAGTGCCTCTCTTGCTGTCTCCCGAGAGAGGAGTTCATATTGCACATCCGTGCCTTGCTCACCAAGAAGGCAGACGACCGTCACACGATATTTCTCTCATAAGAAAATAAGACGTTATCGTTATAACGGTTACATAGTATATACTATTTTAGTGTTATACTACACCTAGTCTGCATCAAGCCAAAGCGTTGCACACTCCTCATCGCAA from Haloquadratum walsbyi C23 harbors:
- a CDS encoding DHH family phosphoesterase, which codes for MSTEATISSMSAYAILGCGSVGYAVAEELVEEGRDVLILDKDESRVESLRDQDLNAQQTDISDETVKTAVADREVVLILASDVEANKAAVAAIREQDDDQFIVARASDPVTEDELDELGADAVINPSEVIANSALRSLESGELEYKTDQLAAILESSADSVAILTQKNPDPDSIASAAALEAIAESHDAEADILYDGDIGHQENRAFVNVLGIKLTSESKEQTLSAYDVIALVDHADFETPGLDRTVDIVIDHCEPEEEIDASFSDIRPSMSATSTILTKYLQEFDMSPTEVVATALLYGIRSETFDFKRETSPADLTAAAYLYPFADHDTLEQVESPSMSPETLDILAEGIQNREVQGSHLVSNAGFVRDRDALGQAAQHLLKLEGITTTAVFGIADDRIYLSARSKDVRIDIEKILEDAFADIGETGGHSTQGDVEIPLGIFTGIETTDGNRDTLLQLTEEAVRRKLLEAMGVEGAESGNGS
- a CDS encoding PRC-barrel domain-containing protein gives rise to the protein MDETIEEITTLIGHKVYSNSGVFVGEVEDLRVDLKDRREITGLALTQLNDELFSDRVEPGTGVIVPYRWVRSVGDIVLVTDVVERLKDDEDDEDGNTVVA
- a CDS encoding DUF5804 family protein yields the protein MTVVCLLGEQGTDVQYELLSRETAREALITYSFAEPFRNSLAVETVSLGAAVSLCNDLDWYLLRFVDQTIIREPSITSDEWLSRSLATAVRDEQIPPSKTGERLAIYGVVDGSPTEPMYVTRRAKTEDSSYKTLPSYDLRQVEETVVVRVTANEFNE